The Salvia miltiorrhiza cultivar Shanhuang (shh) chromosome 1, IMPLAD_Smil_shh, whole genome shotgun sequence genome has a window encoding:
- the LOC131005943 gene encoding putative F-box protein At3g10430, whose product MEMEECQVSVTRFSGTPNGSQYLKAIRLNGDEVYDFFIDMSFMGELEYENYIQTSYCDGIFCFKDFNGRIALCDPRANTVKLLPPILPAPPSSQIVVYNCGFGYDFSSDDYKVIRIYDVVKYDIKDFDRYLGATEKCEVFSFKSKSWKEIEYEGCSFICNHGGYALVGCSYHWLAIDFILAFDFSEEKFSHIPLPLSFKEKSFNGNTPACHVVVTPNSRLGVIFYSKVGVSKTFQVWEYGINAEWSQLYNDARLDNVHRPLNLTGSLMYVSRFTAEKGFLQLLVYDWVEGTLNELDIYDHEYVMGICTTMPSSNPPMLQDSKRINGQSAQEWDACWSRELRKAMKEG is encoded by the exons ATGGAGATGGAGGAGTGCCAAGTTTCTGTGACGCGATTTAGTGGCACTCCGAATGGCAGTCAATATTTAAAGGCTATTAGGCTGAATGGTGACGAGGTCTATGATTTCTTTATTGACATGTCATTTATGGGCGAATTAGAATATGAAAATTACATTCAGACTAGTTATTGTGATGGGATTTTCTGTTTTAAGGATTTTAATGGTCGGATTGCTCTTTGCGACCCGAGGGCCAACACCGTGAAACTCCTTCCCCCGATCCTTCCCGCTCCCCCCTCGTCTCAAATCGTAGTTTATAATTGTGGTTTTGGTTATGATTTTTCATCTGATGACTACAAGGTCATTAGAATCTATGATGTTGTTAAGTACGACATTAAAGATTTTGATAGATATCTTGGTGCCACTGAAAAATGTGAGGTGTTTTCGTTCAAATCTAAATCTTGGAAAGAAATTGAGTACGAAGGATGTTCGTTTATTTGCAACCATGGTGGTTATGCCCTTGTGGGTTGTAGTTATCATTGGTTAGCTATTGATTTCATTCTAGCGTTTGATTTCAGTGAAGAAAAATTTTCTCACATCCCCTTACCATTatcttttaaagaaaaatctTTTAATGGAAATACTCCAGCTTGTCACGTTGTCGTCACTCCAAACTCTCGTTTAGGTGTCATTTTCTATAGCAAAGTTGGAGTGTCCAAGACTTTTCAGGTTTGGGAATATGGAATAAATGCAGAATGGTCTCAATTATACAATGATGCCCGTCTTGATAATGTTCACAGACCTTTGAACTTGACTGGTTCATTGATGTATGTTTCACGATTTACTGCTGAAAAGGGCTTCCTTCAACTACTAGTCTATGACTGGGTTGAGGGAACATTGAATGAACTGGATATTTATGATCATGAATATGTGATGGGGATTTGTACTACTATGCCATCCTCAAATCCTCCCATGTTGCAGGATTCGAAGCGGATTAA TGGCCAAAGTGCACAAGAATGGGATGCGTGCTGGAGTAGAGAACTGAGGAAAGCTATGAAGGAAGGTTGA